One segment of Cetobacterium sp. NK01 DNA contains the following:
- a CDS encoding basic amino acid/polyamine antiporter — MADDSKKLGLVALTAVVISAMIGGGVFNLPQNMAQSAGAGAIIIAWVITGIGMWFVANTFRILAEARPDATTGIYAYGELGFGNFTGFLMAWGYWICNCFANIGYAVLLMDSLNYFFPGYFTGGNNFNSVIGGSLVIWIIYFIVLAGVKGATSLNTIGTIGKLVPIVLFLLITAFVFKVGFFFTNFWGTETITTLSDKPLGSLLEQVKGTMLVTLWVFIGIEGAVVVSDRAKDQSEVGKATLLGFLGCLILYTLLSLLPLGHYSQGQLSSMAAPSTAAVLGGIVGQWGDWLMNIGVMIAILSSWLVWTIMLAELPFAAAKGKTFPKAFATVNKNDSPSFSLLISSIIMQVTMVVVYFSNNAWNLMLSITGVMVLPCYIVCTAYLWKIAAKNDNYPTNIFASRKNAEITGLLGTVYGLWLVYAAGLNYMLLAAVIYAIGIPFFVKARKEFDPSNPEFTKEEKVFSIILFILGVLGLIYLIMNYKSLLG, encoded by the coding sequence ATGGCTGATGATAGTAAAAAACTTGGTTTAGTAGCTCTTACTGCCGTTGTTATTAGTGCTATGATTGGTGGAGGAGTATTTAATCTACCTCAAAACATGGCTCAATCGGCGGGAGCAGGAGCAATTATTATTGCATGGGTTATAACGGGTATAGGTATGTGGTTTGTTGCTAATACATTTAGAATTTTAGCAGAAGCTAGACCTGATGCAACAACAGGAATTTATGCTTATGGAGAACTTGGTTTTGGAAACTTCACTGGTTTCCTTATGGCTTGGGGTTATTGGATTTGTAACTGTTTTGCTAATATTGGTTATGCAGTTTTACTAATGGACTCATTAAATTATTTCTTCCCAGGGTATTTTACAGGTGGAAATAACTTTAACTCAGTTATTGGTGGTTCTTTAGTTATTTGGATTATTTATTTTATAGTTCTTGCAGGTGTTAAAGGAGCTACTTCTTTGAACACTATAGGAACAATAGGAAAATTAGTTCCAATTGTATTATTTTTATTAATTACCGCTTTTGTGTTCAAGGTTGGATTTTTCTTTACAAATTTTTGGGGAACAGAAACTATAACTACACTTTCAGACAAACCTCTTGGTAGCCTTTTAGAGCAAGTTAAAGGTACTATGCTTGTTACTCTTTGGGTATTCATTGGAATAGAAGGAGCTGTTGTTGTATCTGATAGAGCAAAAGATCAATCTGAAGTTGGTAAAGCAACTCTTTTAGGATTTTTAGGATGTTTGATTCTTTATACTTTATTATCTTTACTTCCTCTTGGACATTACTCACAAGGTCAATTATCATCTATGGCAGCACCATCAACTGCTGCTGTTTTAGGTGGAATTGTTGGGCAGTGGGGAGACTGGTTAATGAATATTGGTGTTATGATAGCAATTTTAAGTTCTTGGTTAGTTTGGACTATTATGCTTGCTGAACTTCCATTTGCTGCTGCTAAGGGTAAAACTTTCCCTAAAGCTTTTGCTACAGTGAATAAAAATGATTCTCCATCATTCTCTCTACTAATTTCAAGTATCATTATGCAAGTTACAATGGTTGTAGTTTATTTCTCTAATAACGCTTGGAATCTAATGCTTAGTATAACTGGAGTAATGGTATTACCATGCTATATTGTTTGTACAGCTTACTTATGGAAAATTGCTGCTAAAAACGATAATTATCCAACTAATATATTTGCAAGCAGAAAAAATGCCGAAATCACAGGACTTTTAGGAACTGTTTATGGTTTATGGTTAGTTTATGCTGCTGGATTAAATTACATGTTACTTGCTGCTGTTATCTACGCTATTGGTATTCCATTTTTCGTTAAAGCAAGAAAAGAATTTGATCCTAGTAATCCTGAATTTACTAAAGAGGAAAAAGTTTTCTCAATAATTCTATTTATACTTGGAGTATTAGGACTTATATACTTAATTATGAATTATAAATCTTTACTAGGATAA
- a CDS encoding Orn/Lys/Arg decarboxylase N-terminal domain-containing protein, which yields MKTIDYLNWPLLVFHELDSTYESSKQLDALLECFNTSFVDNTTDFKRVFSSDKAISGIILDSKEQLEDLVKFVRKSNPKIPIILLTEKSSSEIPLQILSSINIVMNIFEDSSTFLAGQLEIEIEKYLKSIKPVFFGELMDYTQKFKYPWHTPGHAGGLMFMTNPIGKMMLDFYGENTLRADLSISVPELGSLLDNEGPVKDAESNSARVFSADKTYYILNGTSSVNQVIWKGRVTKDNLAFVDRNCHKSLNYGMVITEAIPMYMIPRRNSLGIIGPVKLNEFTKEYIEKMINSNPKLTDEQKKQKIKMSALTNSTYDGLCYNVNKIKETLNNNVENLHFDEAWYAYAKFHPIYKNHYAMTESDNFIEHPPIFASHSTHKLLGAFSQASMLHVKDGTKDKVDFVVFDEAYLMYGSTSPQYSMIASLDVSTAMMDFSGKELMDETILNAIHFRKRIAKLNKEYASFNQWFFSLWQPEKVLYNGVLTNFEDVPDKYLLENQSCWTLDSNNNWHGFNDIEKDYVMLDPIKLTLKCPGLNVDGKYEDIGIPASILSNYIIDRGVVNEKTDTYSLLFLHSIGTTITKQEALIKVLMDFKKDFDKNTPLIEIFPDLVKSYPEKYFNKGLKDHCLDMHRYIIESKLLELMDKAFQIIPKQELTPAEASREVFRGNIEHLPIKDCINRVAGVIVVPYPPGIPVLMGGEKIDEVSKPILDFLLAREEFERVFPGYFSDIHGIEAFVDNDGVRRFHTMVIKN from the coding sequence ATGAAGACTATTGATTATTTAAATTGGCCACTATTAGTATTTCATGAATTAGATTCAACTTATGAATCTTCTAAACAACTAGATGCACTTTTAGAATGTTTCAACACTTCTTTTGTTGATAATACGACTGATTTTAAAAGAGTTTTCTCCTCAGATAAAGCTATTTCTGGAATTATTTTAGACTCTAAAGAACAACTTGAAGATTTAGTTAAATTTGTCAGAAAAAGCAACCCTAAAATCCCAATTATTCTTTTAACAGAAAAAAGTTCTTCTGAGATTCCTTTACAAATTTTAAGTTCAATTAATATTGTTATGAACATTTTCGAAGATAGTTCAACATTCTTAGCTGGACAACTAGAAATTGAAATTGAAAAATATTTAAAATCTATAAAACCTGTTTTCTTCGGAGAACTTATGGATTATACTCAAAAATTCAAATATCCTTGGCACACTCCAGGACATGCTGGTGGACTTATGTTTATGACTAATCCAATTGGAAAAATGATGCTTGATTTTTACGGAGAAAATACTCTTAGAGCTGACCTTTCTATCTCAGTTCCTGAACTAGGTTCTCTTCTTGACAATGAGGGACCTGTTAAAGATGCTGAAAGTAATTCTGCTCGAGTTTTCTCTGCAGATAAAACTTATTATATATTAAATGGTACAAGTTCAGTTAACCAAGTTATTTGGAAAGGTAGAGTTACTAAAGATAATTTAGCTTTTGTCGATCGTAACTGTCATAAATCTTTAAACTATGGAATGGTTATAACTGAAGCTATTCCTATGTACATGATTCCAAGAAGAAATAGTTTAGGTATAATCGGTCCTGTTAAATTAAATGAATTTACAAAAGAATATATTGAAAAAATGATTAACAGTAATCCAAAATTAACTGATGAACAGAAAAAACAAAAAATTAAGATGTCTGCATTAACAAACTCCACTTATGATGGACTTTGTTATAACGTCAACAAAATAAAAGAAACTTTAAATAATAATGTAGAAAATCTACATTTTGACGAAGCTTGGTATGCATATGCTAAGTTTCATCCTATATATAAAAATCACTATGCTATGACTGAATCTGATAACTTTATTGAACATCCACCAATTTTTGCTTCGCATTCTACACACAAGTTGTTAGGAGCATTTTCTCAAGCTTCTATGCTTCATGTAAAAGATGGAACTAAAGATAAAGTTGATTTTGTTGTTTTTGACGAAGCTTATTTAATGTATGGTTCAACTTCTCCTCAGTACAGTATGATTGCATCTTTAGATGTCTCTACTGCTATGATGGATTTTTCTGGTAAAGAACTTATGGATGAAACTATATTAAATGCAATTCACTTTAGAAAAAGAATTGCTAAATTAAATAAAGAATATGCTAGTTTCAACCAGTGGTTTTTCTCTTTATGGCAACCTGAAAAAGTTTTATATAATGGTGTTTTAACTAATTTTGAAGATGTTCCTGATAAATATTTACTTGAAAATCAAAGTTGTTGGACTTTAGATTCTAATAATAACTGGCATGGTTTCAATGATATTGAAAAGGATTATGTAATGTTAGATCCAATAAAATTAACATTAAAGTGTCCTGGTTTAAATGTTGATGGAAAATATGAAGATATTGGTATTCCTGCATCTATTTTAAGTAACTACATTATCGATAGAGGTGTGGTAAATGAAAAAACGGATACATACTCTCTTCTATTCCTTCACTCTATTGGAACTACTATAACAAAACAAGAAGCTCTTATTAAAGTTTTAATGGACTTTAAAAAAGATTTTGATAAAAATACTCCACTTATTGAAATATTCCCAGATTTAGTTAAATCTTATCCTGAGAAATATTTCAACAAAGGACTAAAAGATCATTGTTTAGATATGCATAGATATATTATAGAATCAAAACTTTTAGAGCTTATGGATAAAGCATTTCAAATTATTCCTAAGCAAGAATTAACTCCTGCTGAAGCTTCAAGAGAAGTATTTAGAGGAAATATTGAACATTTACCAATAAAAGATTGTATTAATAGAGTAGCTGGAGTTATTGTTGTACCTTATCCTCCAGGAATTCCTGTATTAATGGGTGGAGAAAAAATAGATGAAGTATCTAAACCTATTTTAGATTTCCTTTTAGCAAGGGAAGAGTTTGAAAGAGTATTCCCTGGATATTTTAGTGATATTCATGGAATAGAGGCTTTTGTTGACAATGATGGAGTTAGACGATTCCATACTATGGTTATAAAAAATTAA
- a CDS encoding aromatic acid exporter family protein produces the protein MIFDKLSTYDKHKVFKNMLAPYTAVLIAQYFSLEYQYSAATICILSLESTRKASLRSSFERVLAASFGLILSACIIKFFHFNPISLVLFTGIFMPLCIRFNLMQGFFTNIVLATHFLLDKNVSLTFVFDQYLLLLVGVLCAIIFNLYMPSQNNEILSQLEKIDSIMKDIIFDFAKALKYKAVSLRQDELFEELKINLDNCKNLVEMEKDNNFFFKKVDISKNYSLKFSEYVTLLKIRECFNKISTDIPITSELASILKELATLNANTYAYNILLKKIKHSENRFKKEIDEKNLNIENKATYFLLIENIKDLIKIRIKNIF, from the coding sequence ATGATTTTTGATAAGTTAAGTACCTATGATAAACATAAAGTTTTTAAAAACATGCTCGCTCCATATACTGCAGTTCTTATTGCTCAGTATTTTTCCTTAGAATATCAGTACTCTGCTGCTACCATTTGTATTTTAAGTCTAGAAAGTACTCGAAAAGCTTCTCTTAGAAGTTCTTTTGAAAGAGTTTTAGCAGCATCTTTTGGATTAATTTTATCTGCTTGCATAATTAAATTTTTTCATTTTAATCCGATATCTCTAGTTTTATTCACAGGTATTTTTATGCCTCTTTGTATTCGTTTCAATTTAATGCAAGGTTTTTTTACCAACATTGTTTTAGCAACACATTTTTTATTAGATAAAAATGTTTCTCTTACATTTGTTTTTGATCAATATCTTCTTTTACTTGTTGGAGTTCTTTGCGCTATTATTTTTAACCTTTATATGCCTAGTCAAAATAATGAAATCTTATCTCAACTTGAAAAAATTGATTCAATCATGAAAGATATCATTTTTGATTTCGCTAAAGCTTTAAAATACAAAGCGGTTTCTTTGAGACAAGATGAACTTTTTGAAGAGTTAAAGATAAATCTAGATAATTGCAAAAATTTAGTAGAAATGGAAAAAGATAACAACTTCTTCTTTAAGAAAGTCGATATCTCAAAAAATTATTCTTTGAAATTTTCAGAATATGTAACTCTTTTAAAAATCAGAGAGTGTTTTAATAAAATATCTACTGATATTCCAATCACCTCTGAATTGGCTTCTATATTAAAGGAATTAGCTACTCTTAATGCTAACACCTACGCATATAATATCCTTTTAAAAAAAATCAAACACTCTGAAAATCGTTTTAAAAAAGAAATTGATGAAAAAAATCTAAATATTGAAAATAAGGCTACTTATTTTTTACTTATAGAAAATATTAAGGATCTAATAAAAATTAGAATTAAAAATATTTTTTAA
- a CDS encoding dicarboxylate/amino acid:cation symporter: MKKLSLTNKIFISLILGVISGLVLYPFKDNLIVKKYIIDFFFNFLGTGFIRAIRMIVVPLVFCSLTVGAAGIEDIKKLGRVGVKTLAFYLGTTAVAITLALGVGSLINPGKGIVLSQIATTNVSVAETKPFVDILLGMIPINPIEALAKGDMLQIIIFSILCGVAMAMLGDKVSTIRKGMEELNNLVLKLVEIIMQLAPFGVYGLIGKTFATLGYAAMLPLFKYFIGVIVVLLLHYLITYQSLLVFVAKYNPIKFLKKFSGPMMVAFSTSSSSATLPASMETLQDDFGVSKGISSFTLPLGSTINMDGTAIMQGVATIFIAQIYGVNLTMGDFVTVIITATLASIGTAGVPGVGVIMLGMVLQQVGLPLEGMALVMGIDRFVDMFRTTVNITGDAVCTLIVARTEGELKGEEVATTVKKNKLA; this comes from the coding sequence ATGAAAAAATTAAGTTTAACTAACAAGATATTTATATCATTGATTTTAGGAGTTATAAGTGGGTTGGTTTTGTATCCCTTTAAAGATAACTTAATTGTAAAAAAATATATTATAGATTTCTTTTTTAACTTCTTAGGAACTGGTTTTATTAGAGCGATTAGAATGATTGTTGTTCCATTGGTATTTTGTTCTTTAACTGTTGGAGCAGCAGGAATAGAAGACATAAAAAAATTAGGAAGAGTGGGAGTAAAAACTTTAGCATTTTATCTTGGAACCACAGCAGTAGCAATAACATTAGCTTTAGGTGTGGGTTCTTTAATAAATCCTGGAAAAGGTATAGTTTTATCACAAATAGCTACAACTAATGTTTCGGTAGCTGAGACAAAGCCCTTTGTAGATATTTTATTGGGAATGATTCCTATAAATCCCATAGAAGCTCTGGCAAAAGGAGATATGTTACAAATAATAATTTTCTCTATTTTATGTGGTGTTGCTATGGCTATGTTAGGAGATAAAGTTTCAACGATAAGAAAAGGGATGGAAGAGTTAAATAACTTAGTTTTAAAACTAGTTGAAATAATTATGCAATTAGCACCATTTGGAGTATATGGGTTAATAGGAAAAACATTTGCAACATTGGGGTATGCAGCAATGTTACCGTTATTCAAATATTTTATAGGAGTAATAGTGGTTTTATTGTTACACTATTTAATAACTTATCAAAGTTTATTAGTATTTGTCGCAAAATATAATCCAATTAAATTTTTGAAAAAGTTTTCAGGACCTATGATGGTAGCTTTTTCAACGTCTTCAAGTAGCGCTACTTTACCAGCATCGATGGAAACATTGCAAGATGATTTTGGTGTGTCAAAGGGAATATCATCTTTTACACTTCCTTTAGGAAGTACAATAAATATGGATGGAACAGCAATAATGCAGGGAGTTGCGACAATTTTTATAGCTCAGATTTACGGGGTTAACTTAACAATGGGAGATTTTGTAACAGTTATTATAACGGCAACATTAGCATCTATAGGTACAGCTGGAGTACCTGGAGTGGGAGTAATAATGTTAGGAATGGTACTTCAACAAGTTGGTCTGCCTTTAGAGGGAATGGCTCTAGTAATGGGAATAGATAGATTTGTAGATATGTTTAGAACAACTGTTAATATAACAGGAGATGCAGTTTGTACACTGATTGTAGCTAGAACAGAGGGGGAATTAAAAGGAGAAGAGGTAGCTACAACAGTTAAGAAGAATAAATTAGCTTAA
- a CDS encoding RluA family pseudouridine synthase, translating to MKKFVVEPEFHNMKISQYLKEKGYSGRGIRNVEVYLNGKRTKTTKQVKKNARLLVKEKEKEVGIRSIQMDLKIIYEDKNLLIIDKDPFLVVHPTTKKTDLTLANGVIYYLQEQTGKIQPPRFFNRLDMNTSGLIVVAKNAYTQAFLQSDKEKVSKFYQAIVKGIVKEDEMIIEIPIGKEGDELRRKEMSPENGGQTAKTQMKVLERFPNEDLTLIELKLFTGRTHQIRAHMSLVGHPILGDELYGGDDIRAKRQLLHAFKLIFTDVESGEKIQVQAPLPEDFKNILHIAK from the coding sequence ATGAAAAAATTTGTGGTTGAACCTGAATTTCATAATATGAAAATTTCTCAATACCTTAAAGAAAAAGGATATTCGGGAAGAGGTATTAGAAATGTAGAAGTTTATTTAAATGGAAAAAGAACAAAGACAACAAAACAAGTTAAAAAAAATGCCAGACTTCTAGTTAAAGAAAAGGAAAAAGAGGTTGGTATTAGATCTATTCAAATGGATTTAAAAATAATATACGAAGATAAAAATCTTCTTATAATTGATAAAGATCCATTTCTTGTTGTTCACCCTACTACAAAAAAAACTGATTTAACTTTAGCTAATGGTGTTATATACTATCTTCAAGAACAAACAGGAAAAATACAACCTCCTAGATTTTTTAATCGTTTAGATATGAATACATCAGGGCTGATTGTTGTAGCTAAAAATGCATATACACAAGCTTTTTTACAAAGTGATAAAGAAAAAGTTTCTAAGTTTTATCAAGCTATTGTTAAAGGTATTGTAAAAGAAGATGAAATGATAATTGAAATCCCTATCGGTAAAGAAGGAGACGAACTTAGACGTAAAGAGATGTCTCCAGAAAATGGAGGACAAACAGCTAAAACTCAAATGAAGGTTTTAGAACGTTTTCCTAATGAGGATTTAACCCTAATTGAATTAAAATTATTTACAGGTAGAACACATCAGATTCGTGCTCACATGTCATTAGTTGGACATCCAATTCTGGGAGATGAACTTTATGGTGGCGATGACATTAGAGCTAAAAGACAACTTCTTCACGCTTTTAAATTAATTTTCACAGATGTTGAAAGTGGTGAAAAAATCCAAGTTCAAGCTCCTTTACCAGAAGATTTTAAAAATATTCTTCACATTGCAAAATAA
- the asrA gene encoding anaerobic sulfite reductase subunit AsrA, whose amino-acid sequence MGYKITAENFDSLLKDLSKEYKIYAPKRFPKQGRYSDTDIVRYDRVYSANEIVHEEKSDYAAKEALSPITETVLYFTDADYRESKVVDDRPMLVFARACDIHSIKRYDDIFLKNGGFEDSYYKRMREKTKFILMECPSKGWDTCFCASMGTGSADEYAFGVKFNGEEVLVETKDEAFNSYFAGNEAIDFLVTPVVENERVVRIPEINDKETQIAVKSLEMWKEFDKRCLMCGSCTVSCSTCTCFTTYDMNYSSDTNAGERRRINASCHVDGYTDMAGNHSFRKTGGERMRFKVMHKIHDHKKRFKEHHMCVGCGRCDDKCPVFISFSTTVNKLAAEVDKLNGGNK is encoded by the coding sequence ATGGGATACAAAATAACAGCAGAAAATTTTGATAGCTTGTTAAAAGATCTTAGTAAAGAGTATAAAATTTATGCTCCAAAGAGATTTCCTAAGCAGGGAAGATATTCAGACACAGACATTGTGAGATATGATAGAGTTTATTCGGCAAATGAGATTGTACATGAAGAGAAATCAGATTACGCAGCAAAGGAAGCATTAAGCCCTATAACAGAAACAGTTTTATATTTTACAGATGCAGATTATAGAGAGTCAAAAGTTGTTGACGATAGACCAATGCTTGTATTTGCAAGAGCTTGCGATATTCACTCAATCAAAAGATATGATGATATCTTCTTAAAAAATGGAGGATTTGAGGATTCATATTATAAGAGAATGAGAGAAAAAACAAAGTTTATATTAATGGAGTGCCCTTCAAAAGGTTGGGATACTTGCTTCTGTGCTTCAATGGGTACTGGATCAGCTGATGAGTACGCATTTGGAGTAAAGTTTAATGGTGAAGAAGTTTTAGTAGAAACTAAAGATGAAGCTTTTAATTCTTACTTTGCAGGAAATGAAGCAATTGATTTCTTAGTAACTCCAGTTGTAGAAAATGAGAGAGTTGTAAGAATTCCAGAAATAAATGATAAAGAAACTCAGATCGCAGTAAAATCTTTAGAGATGTGGAAAGAGTTTGATAAGAGATGTTTAATGTGTGGAAGCTGTACTGTATCATGCTCTACTTGTACTTGTTTCACAACTTACGATATGAACTACAGTTCTGATACAAATGCAGGAGAGAGAAGAAGAATAAATGCATCTTGTCACGTGGATGGATATACTGACATGGCAGGAAACCACTCATTTAGAAAAACTGGTGGAGAAAGAATGAGATTTAAAGTTATGCATAAGATCCATGACCATAAGAAGAGATTCAAAGAGCACCATATGTGTGTTGGATGTGGAAGATGTGACGATAAGTGTCCAGTGTTTATATCTTTCTCAACTACTGTAAACAAGTTAGCTGCAGAAGTTGATAAACTAAATGGAGGTAATAAGTAA
- the asrB gene encoding anaerobic sulfite reductase subunit AsrB encodes MENLIMPTPYRLLDVKKVTDIEYLFRVEYPEAGNVKFGQFMQLSLPKVGECPISVTDFSAAEGWVEFLIRKVGIVTDEIFNLHAGDLLPMRGPYGKGFDAIDIKNKKVVIVTGGSGLAPVRSLINHIYRNPEEVQSMELLFGFKDDSSILFRDEIINWRKKHPMVLTVDKGCGLDGECVGLVTEYVPHLKMVSDKFDDLEVVIVGPPNMMKYTAIEFEKLGVPADKIWVSFERKMSCAIGKCGHCRIDEVYVCLEGPVFNYSQAKYLID; translated from the coding sequence ATGGAAAATTTAATAATGCCAACGCCATATAGACTTTTAGATGTAAAAAAAGTTACTGATATAGAATACTTATTTAGAGTTGAATATCCAGAGGCAGGAAATGTAAAGTTTGGACAATTCATGCAATTATCTTTACCAAAGGTAGGAGAGTGTCCAATATCTGTTACAGATTTCTCTGCAGCAGAAGGTTGGGTAGAGTTCTTAATTAGAAAAGTTGGAATAGTAACTGATGAGATTTTTAATCTTCACGCAGGAGATTTATTACCAATGAGAGGACCTTATGGAAAAGGTTTTGATGCAATTGATATAAAAAATAAAAAAGTGGTTATTGTAACAGGAGGATCAGGATTAGCTCCAGTTAGATCTTTAATCAATCATATTTATAGAAATCCAGAAGAAGTTCAATCAATGGAGTTATTATTTGGATTTAAAGATGATTCATCTATATTATTTAGAGATGAAATTATCAACTGGAGAAAGAAACATCCAATGGTATTAACAGTAGATAAAGGATGCGGATTAGATGGTGAGTGTGTAGGACTTGTAACTGAGTATGTACCTCATTTAAAAATGGTATCAGATAAATTCGACGATTTAGAAGTTGTAATTGTTGGGCCGCCTAATATGATGAAATATACAGCTATTGAATTTGAAAAGCTAGGAGTTCCAGCTGATAAGATTTGGGTTTCTTTTGAAAGAAAGATGTCATGTGCAATTGGAAAATGTGGTCACTGCAGAATTGATGAAGTTTATGTATGTCTAGAAGGACCAGTATTTAACTATTCTCAAGCTAAATATTTAATCGACTAA
- the asrC gene encoding sulfite reductase subunit C: MNHDINITKLKLNCFRQSKVPGEFMIQLRVPGGLIEAKYLKVIQEIAERWGDGTFHMGMRQTLNAPGIKFENVDAVNAYLEEYIKEVDVEMCGAEMEVNKAGYPTIGARNIMACIGNSHCVKANINTWELARKLEKKIFPSHYHIKMAIAGCPNDCAKAHFNDFGIMGVTKPIYLKDRCIGCGRCVKVCDHAATRVLKLENHRIVKDSCCCVGCGECVEACPSSAWVRPEQKLYRMTIGGRTGKQYPRMGKMFLNWVTEDVILQVIGNWQKFSANVLHHKPMYIHGGHLIDRAGYQKFKEMILDGVELNPEAQVAQRILWAETEYRANINVKPISQHPSPGESYTLEKPFNYGGGH, from the coding sequence GTGAATCACGATATTAATATAACTAAACTGAAATTAAACTGCTTCCGTCAATCAAAAGTACCTGGAGAGTTCATGATCCAACTTCGTGTTCCAGGTGGATTAATAGAAGCTAAATATTTAAAAGTAATACAAGAGATTGCAGAGAGATGGGGAGATGGAACATTCCACATGGGTATGAGACAAACTCTTAACGCTCCTGGAATAAAATTTGAAAATGTAGACGCAGTAAATGCTTATTTAGAAGAATATATTAAAGAAGTAGATGTAGAGATGTGTGGAGCTGAGATGGAAGTTAACAAAGCTGGATATCCTACTATCGGAGCTAGAAACATCATGGCATGTATAGGAAACTCTCACTGTGTAAAAGCTAACATCAATACTTGGGAGTTAGCGAGAAAACTTGAGAAGAAAATTTTCCCAAGCCACTATCATATTAAGATGGCTATAGCTGGATGTCCAAATGACTGTGCTAAAGCTCACTTTAACGATTTTGGAATCATGGGTGTAACTAAGCCAATTTACTTAAAAGATAGATGTATCGGATGTGGAAGATGTGTTAAAGTTTGTGACCACGCTGCTACAAGAGTTTTAAAGTTAGAAAATCATAGAATTGTAAAAGATTCTTGCTGTTGTGTAGGATGTGGAGAGTGTGTTGAAGCATGTCCATCATCTGCATGGGTTAGACCAGAGCAAAAATTATATAGAATGACAATAGGTGGAAGAACAGGAAAGCAATATCCAAGAATGGGTAAAATGTTCCTAAACTGGGTAACAGAAGATGTAATTCTTCAAGTTATAGGAAACTGGCAAAAATTCTCTGCTAACGTATTACACCATAAACCTATGTATATCCATGGAGGTCACTTAATTGACAGAGCTGGATACCAAAAGTTTAAAGAGATGATACTTGATGGAGTAGAATTAAATCCAGAAGCACAAGTAGCACAAAGAATTCTTTGGGCAGAGACAGAGTATAGAGCTAACATCAACGTTAAGCCTATTTCTCAACATCCAAGTCCAGGAGAATCTTATACTTTAGAGAAGCCTTTTAACTACGGTGGAGGACACTAA